In Thioalkalivibrio sp. XN279, a single window of DNA contains:
- a CDS encoding RHS repeat-associated core domain-containing protein, with amino-acid sequence MMHKRLLKKLGAGLLLAGLLISPVQAETVTYLHTDLLGSVVLETDQNRNVVARYEYEPYGLPRQAIADQPGYTGHVHDAGSGLVHMQQRYYDPAVGRFLSVDPVGVDLAAGANFNRYWYANNNPHTYVDPDGQFAQFLWGGAIGAGVEIFVQTAIEGKSFTEIDVSDVFVAAGAGALTGGVASTAALAAAKGTISVGVAVVQTGAGSASVGVTASLTGDIANGQVPDVSSALVEGAAAGILGAAGQRLTLAPAAALENMATKGGLHAHVANTTQSSNVGSDAAKVAAATSQAGSNTGEAISVAAQTARAKSEERR; translated from the coding sequence ATGATGCACAAACGCTTGCTGAAGAAGCTCGGGGCCGGCCTGCTGCTGGCCGGCCTCCTGATTTCCCCTGTCCAGGCTGAGACCGTCACCTACCTGCACACGGACCTGCTGGGCTCGGTGGTGCTGGAGACAGACCAGAACCGGAATGTCGTTGCACGCTATGAGTACGAGCCCTATGGGCTGCCGCGGCAGGCGATAGCGGACCAGCCGGGTTACACCGGCCATGTGCACGACGCCGGCTCCGGGCTGGTGCACATGCAGCAGCGCTACTACGACCCGGCAGTGGGGCGGTTCCTGTCGGTGGATCCGGTGGGAGTGGACCTCGCTGCGGGGGCGAACTTCAATCGCTACTGGTATGCAAATAACAACCCCCACACCTATGTCGACCCGGATGGGCAGTTTGCCCAGTTTCTTTGGGGCGGGGCGATTGGAGCTGGCGTAGAGATATTTGTTCAGACCGCGATTGAAGGAAAATCATTCACCGAGATTGATGTATCGGATGTTTTCGTGGCCGCGGGCGCCGGTGCGCTTACTGGTGGAGTCGCATCTACCGCGGCGTTGGCAGCTGCGAAGGGGACAATTTCCGTAGGCGTCGCCGTTGTGCAGACGGGTGCAGGGTCGGCTTCTGTTGGGGTTACGGCATCCTTGACTGGCGATATTGCGAACGGCCAAGTCCCGGATGTGAGTAGCGCACTGGTCGAGGGCGCAGCCGCTGGCATACTCGGAGCTGCGGGTCAAAGACTGACGTTGGCGCCAGCAGCAGCTCTCGAGAACATGGCGACGAAGGGCGGACTTCACGCTCATGTCGCCAACACTACCCAATCCTCCAATGTAGGTTCGGATGCCGCCAAGGTTGCGGCGGCAACATCACAGGCGGGAAGCAATACCGGCGAAGCAATAAGTGTTGCCGCGCAAACGGCTCGCGCGAAGTCAGAGGAACGAAGGTGA